In Gouania willdenowi chromosome 24, fGouWil2.1, whole genome shotgun sequence, a single window of DNA contains:
- the LOC114457874 gene encoding probable G-protein coupled receptor 139: MEGASVTIFVTVQRIYYPLLCIVGIPANLFTFYMICFRKCGMSNTAIVYLSSLAIVDTFYLVWVVLIDLTLTFWMLQPFWNSNPWCGVLGFLQYGSLYSSSWIVVVFTIERYLVLRSTAAKQHFTQARVTKMTCIAIIMVSHLVSVPLGWINVVEPVNRTVNGENVILPKCQYRDEHYTTIIVWITTFLSGGIPIALVIIFNYLIGCNLCQASNLFTKEERRLMHGRSSRAVLKRTILLLGTVSVAFVVLSLPRFVTYCILRTEYNVKNFNRDDYSIPINVAGDLANMLQNLNSTTNFLLYCVVSRRFRREIVQVVTCKAKAFELSSVFAHTTMKVFSVDAHKPSPSSNSLIVVLTNLKQTEGKDTAGTDTNQGFTVVL; the protein is encoded by the exons ATGGAAGGAGCCTCCGTCACCATCTTTGTCACCGTTCAGAGGATCTACTACCCActgctttgcattgtgggaattCCAG CAAACCTCTTTACATTTTACATGATATGTTTCCGTAAATGTGGGATGTCCAACACAGCCATTGTCTACCTGAGCAGCCTGGCCATTGTGGACACCTTCTACCTGGTTTGGGTTGTTCTCATCGACCTGACCCTCACTTTCTGGATGCTGCAGCCCTTCTGGAACTCCAATCCCTGGTGCGGGGTTCTGGGATTCCTCCAGTATGGATCTCTGTACAGCTCCTCCTGGATCGTGGTTGTATTCACAATCGAGCGTTACCTGGTCCTTCGCAGCACAGCAGCCAAACAGCACTTCACCCAGGCCCGGGTCACAAAGATGACCTGCATAGCTATCATAATGGTGTCCCACCTGGTTTCTGTCCCACTTGGCTGGATCAATGTGGTGGAACCAGTGAACCGAACCGTGAATGGGGAGAATGTAATACTTCCCAAGTGTCAGTACCGGGATGAACACTACACTACTATTATAGTGTGGATAACAACCTTCCTGTCAGGCGGCATCCCCATTGCACTGGTGATTATTTTTAACTACCTGATTGGATGTAATCTGTGCCAGGCCAGTAACCTGTTCACCAAGGAGGAGCGGCGCCTGATGCATGGGCGGAGCAGCCGGGCGGTGCTGAAGAGAACCATTCTGCTGCTGGGAACCGTTTCCGTAGCCTTCGTTGTGCTCAGCCTGCCTCGGTTTGTCACCTACTGCATCCTGAGGACCGAGTACAACGTCAAGAACTTCAATAGAGACGACTACAGCATTCCTATCAACGTGGCTGGAGATTTAGCAAACATGCTCCAGAACCTCAACTCCACAACTAATTTCCTCCTCTACTGCGTGGTCAGCCGTCGCTTCAGGAGGGAAATAGTGCAGGTGGTGACATGTAAAGCCAAAGCCTTTGAGCTGAGTTCAGTCTTTGCCCACACGACAATGAAAGTGTTCTCAGTGGATGCTCATAAGCCTTCCCCGTCCAGCAACTCTTTGATTGTTGTGCTGACCAATCTGAAACAGACAGAGGGCAAAGACACAGCAGGAACGGACACAAACCAGGGCTTTACTGTTGTCTTATAA